The window TCCAGCTCGACGGTCACCTCGCTCTTCAGCCCCTGGGCGACCACGGACAGCACACGCACGTCCGCGTCCTCCGACTCGCCGTACGTCACCACCCTCACGTCGTCCGACAGCCGCCGCGTCAGCTCCCGCGCGCCCTCGTGGTCCGCGGTGATCACCAGCGTGCCGCCGGGCACGATCCTGCCCGCGAACGTCTCGAAGGACTCGTAGATCTCGTCCATGGACGCGTAGTTGGCATGGTGGTCCAGCTCCACGTTCAGCACGATCGCCACCTCGGGCGCGTACTTGTGGAAGCTGCGGTCCGACTCGTCCGCCTCGGCGACGAAGATCTCGCCCTCGCCGTGCAGGGCGTTGGAGCCGGGGGCGTCGAGGTCGCCGCCGATCGCGTACGAGGGGTTCAGGCCCAGGGTCGACAGGGACACGGCCAGCATCGACGTCGTGGTCGTCTTGCCGTGCGTGCCCGCGACCGCGATCGGCCGCAGCCCGTCCATCAGGCGGGCGAGGGCGTCCGAGCGGTGGACGACCGGGATGCCCAGCTCGGCGGCGCGGGCCAGCTCCGGGTTGTCGGCGCGGATCGCGGACGACACGACCACGCAGGTCGCGTCGTCGGCGAGATGCCCGGCCGCGTGGCCGATGTGCACCGTCGCCCCCAGCGCGCGCAGGGCCTCGGCGGTCGCGGACTCCTTCGCGTCACTGCCCGCGACCTGCGCCCCGCGCTGCGCGAGGATCTTCGCGATCCCCGACATCCCGGCACCGCCGATGCCGATGAAGTGCGGTCGGTCCATGGCGGTGGGAAGACCGGGTGCCATAGGTGTTACTCCCAGGATTCGGGTAGGTCGGTGAGCACGCCCAGCCTATTGGCTGCGGCACCCCGCGCCCCCTCAGGGGCGCGGGGAACTGCGCGACCGGCCCCCACGCACCCGCGGCCGAAACTCACGCACCCATCGGGAGCCCTATGTCACGACTTGCTGTGCGAGAACAGCTTCAACACCGGCACCCCCACCTTGTGCCGAGCCCGCGAGGCCCAGTCCCGGTGGAAGAACTCCTCCACGTAATGAGGATCGGTCAGCACGATGACCTCATCCGCGTCGATCTCGTCCACGAGCCCCTTGAGCGCGTCCAGCGGATGATCCTCGATCAGCCGCCCCTCCGCCCCGCTGCCCGCCGCCCGCAACGCCACCAGCGACACCTCCAGGGCCTTCTGCCCCTGGCCGACGGCCTCCTCGCCCTCGGGCGTCTCCCGCTCGCGCGCCGCCTCGTCCAGCTCGCCGAGCGCCACGTCGTCGATGGCCCGCAGCAGCCGGTCGGCCTGGTCGCCGCGGGGCTGGAGCAGCACATGGAAGGCGACTTCCTCGTCACCGTGCAAGCTGGTGACGAACTCCACGTCCGCGGACGTCAGGGCCTTCTCGATCATCAGTACGCTTGTGAACACGACAGGCGCCCTTCTCATCCGTGGGCCGTCCGTAGGCCCCTGCGGAAACCATCCTGCCCCGTAACCGCACGGGGACTGCGAGATTTAGTGTGCCCAGCGAAAGCCAAACGGAACGGATGATTCCGTCTATTTGGTCAGGTCCGACGGTAACGGCTGAACAGGAACCCGGCCTCCTCCAGCAGAGACGTCAGCTCGAAGCGCCTCGGCACGGCCACCGGAGGGCCTCCCGCGATGCGTTGGGCGTCGCCCGCGGTGAGCATCGGGGACACCGTCAGACAGAGCTCGTCGAGTACGCCGGCCGCGACCAGCTGGCCGAGCAGCCGGGGCCCGCCCTCGGTCAGGAGCCGGTACAGGCCCCGCTCGGCGAGTTCCCGTACGGCCCGGGCCGGGTCCACGCCCATGCCGTCCCCGGCGATCACGACCTGCGCGCCGGCCTTCTCGGCGGCGGCGATCCGGTCGGGGGCCGCCGCGGCGCCCGTGAGCACGAGCGTGGGGACCAGGGGCGAGGTGAAGAGCGGCAGCGAGAAGTCCAGGTCCAGGCTCGCGCTGACCACCGCGATCGCCGGGGCCGGGCCCTGACCCGCCGCCTCGCGGAGCGCGGCGAAGTCCTCCCGCGCGCGTGCCGGGCGGTAACCCTCCTGGCGTACCGTTTCCGCACCCACCACCACGGCGTCCGCGAGCGCCCGCAACGTACCGAAGATCCGCATGTCGGCGGCGCTGGAAATGGGCTGCGAACGCCCGTCGTGCTGGGCGGCTCCGTCGAGCGTCGACACCATGTTGGCCCGCAGCCAGGGCCGCGGCTCAGCGGCCCCCGCGCGCCCCGAGGCATCCGGCGAAGCCGACGACGGATAGGCATAAGCCTCCGCCAACTCCTCCAGGGCCCACTCGCGGTCCGCCCCCTCCATGCCAGGGCCCCCACCCGAGTCCCGGGCTGCTGTCTCGTCGGTCACAGGGAACAGGCGTCGCATGTCGTGCAGTCTGGCACGGCCCTCAGGGCCTGTCGTCAAAGGTGACGTCTGCCTCGCGGCGCCTTGCGATCGCACGCACCAGGCGCCGCGAGGCCCGCCCTCCGGGCGGACGACGCCACCTTTGACGACAGGCCCTAGAGTGGGGAACCGTGTCGACCTCCCCCTCTGCCCCCGGTCTCGGTTCCATAGCCGACGCGGCCCCGTCGTCCCTGTGTGCCCGTGAGCCGCGTGTTCCCGCGGATCGGCTGGTCGCCGAGATGGTGCCGCCGCCGCGGTTCGACTCGGTCCGCTTCGATACGTACATTCCGGACCCGAACCAGCCCAGCCAGACCGAGGCCGTCCACGTCCTGGACGCCTTCGCGGCGGGGCTCGGCGGGGCGCAGACCGCCGGCTCCGGCAAACGCGGTTTTCTCGGCTTCGGGAAGAAGGCGGCGAAGACCCCGGCCGGCCCCCGCGGTGTCTACCTCGACGGCGGCTACGGCGTCGGCAAGACGCACCTGCTCGCCTCCCTCTGGCACGCGACCCCCGCCGAGCCCTCCCTCAAGGCCTTCGGCACGTTCGTGGAGCTGACGAACCTGGTCGGCGCCCTCGGCTTCCAGCAGACCGTGCAGACACTGAGCGGCCACCGGCTGCTCTGCATCGACGAGTTCGAACTCGACGACCCCGGCGACACCGTCCTCGTGTCCAGCCTGCTCGGCCGGCTTGTCGAGGCGGGTGTGGCACTGGCCGCGACCTCCAACACGCTGCCGGGCAAGCTCGGCGAGGGCCGGTTCGCCTCGGTCGACTTCCTGCGCGAGATCCAGGGCCTGTCGGCGCACTTCCGGTCGCTGCGCATCGACGGCGAGGACTACCGCCACCGCGGACTGCCCGAGGCCCCGGACCCGTACTCCGACGAGCAGGTCGCCAAGGCCGCGTACGCGACACCGGGGGCCTCGCTCGACGACTTCCCGCATCTGCTCGACCATCTGGCCCGGGTCCACCCCAGCCGGTACGGCGCGCTGACCGACGGGATCACGGCAGTCTGCCTCACGGACGTCAAGCCGGTCCCGGACCAGTCGACCGCGCTGCGGCTCGTCGTGCTCGCCGACCGTCTGTACGACCGCGAGGTGCCGGTACTCGCCTCGGGGATGCCCTTCGACCGGCTGTTCAGCGAGGAGATGCTGAACGGCGGCTACCGCAAGAAGTACTTCCGCGCGATCTCCCGGCTCACGGCGCTCGCGCGGGACGCGAAGGACCTCGTCGGGACGCGAAGGGCTTCGTGAAGGACCTCGGGAAGGGCTGATCCAACCGCCGTTCCCCAGCCGGTTTCCGGCCTGCTTGCGATGCTCTTCGGCCCACTTCAGGCTCTCTTCAGGGTGAAACGTTAAGTTAACCCTGCAAACAACTTCACCCGTTAACGTTCATGTTGACGTGAGAGCACTTGACCCGAAGCCGGCCGAGAGGAGGCGCATGTTACGAGGTACGACGGCCCGGACCCTGTTCACCGTTCTCGCCGCCGTCCTGCTCGCCCTGCAACTCTCCGCCCCGGCTTCGGCGTTCGCTTCCGCGCACACGGCACCTGTCACGGGGCCCAAGAGCAAGGCCGAGTTCGTCACCTGTGGCGAGGCCCTGCACCCGGGCAGCCCGACGGGTCCCCTGCGGACCCGTGACCGGATCCGCGTCGCGGACCACGTCCCCCAGTCACCCGCGCGTCCACTGCTCTGCAAGGACCCCGCGACCCATCACGACGACCCGTCGCACCTCGCCGCTCCCGCGGCGCACCACCGTACGACGAGATCGTCGACAGCCCATTCCGCGGCGGCACTTCAAGTGTTCCGCTGCTGACCCGACCCCCACCGGGCACGAAGCGACTCCGACCTGACCCACCCTCACCACGCCACGTCCGCCGAGCGCGTCGACGTGGGGTCATGTCGCCGTACCCGCATGCGCTCCGTTTTGTACACCGACGCGCCCTGTGGCGCGCCAGGAGGAACTGACACATGCAGCCCCTCATCGATCACGCACGCTCCTTCCGCAAGCAGTCCGAGGACCGCCCGGAGGAGTTCGCCCGTCTCGCCGAAGGCCAGTCCCCGCAGGTCCTGTTCATCACCTGCTCCGACTCCCGGGTCGTCCCGGCCCTGATCACCGGAGCCCGGCCCGGTGAACTCTTCGAACTGCGCACGGCGGGCAACATCGTCCCCCCGCACACATCCGCACAGCCCACCAGCGAGGCGGCCACCATCGAGTACGCGGTGGAGGTGCTCGGGGTCACGGACATCGTCGTCTGCGGCCACTCCCACTGCGGTGCCGTCGGCGCGCTGGTACGCGGCGACGACCTGACCGCCGTACCCGCCGTACGCGACTGGCTCGCGCACTCCACTCCCCGGCCCGAAGGCGCCGTCGGGGACCCGGCCGTCACCGAGGCGGTGCAGAGCCACATACTCACCCAGCTCCTGCGACTGCGCTCCTACCCGTGCGTGGCACGGCGTCTGACGCATGGTCAACTCCGCCTGCGCGGCTGGTTCTACGAGGTGCACACCGGCTCCGTACTGGAGCACGACGTGCACACCGACTCCTTCAAGGGGCTGTGAGCAACGCGATGGGCACCCCCACAAGCAACCGAACGAGTACAAGCAACCGAATGAAGTTCCCCCATCTGCGGCAGGACTTCGCCGCCTCGCTCGTCGTCTTCCTCGTCGCCCTGCCGTTGTGCGTGGGCGTGGCGGTGGCGTCGGGCGTGCCCGCCGAACTCGGCCTGGTCACCGGCATCGTGGGCGGCCTCGTCACCGGTCTGCTGCCCGGCAGCAGTCTGCAGGTGTCGGGCCCGGCCGCTGGTCTGACCGTGCTGGTCTTCGAGGCGGTGTCCGAGTACGGACTGGCCGTGCTCGGAGTCATCGTGCTGGCCACGGGTCTCATCCAACTCGCCATGGGCGCCCTGAAGTTGGGGCGCTACTTCCGGGCCATCTCGGTGGCCGTCGTCGAGGGCATGCTGGCCGGGATCGGGCTCGTCCTGATCGCCGGGCAGCTCTACTCGGTGGCGGGCGCGGAGGCGCCCGCCTCGGGGCTGGGCAAGCTGGCCGGACTGCCGGGACTGATCGCCGACTCCGCCGGGTCCGCCGAGGCACTGGCCTCGTTCGGCCTCGGAGCCGGCACCATCGCGGTGCTGGTGCTCTGGAAGCACCTGCCGAAGAAGGTGCGTACGGTCCCGGGGGCGCTCGGCGCGGTCGCGCTGGCCACGCTCGTGACGCTCGCGTTCGGCCTGCCCGTGGCGACCGTCGAGGTGAAGGGTCTGCTCGACTCGATCCAGCTGCCGGGCTTCGAGTCCGTCGGCGAGCTGGCGAGCGTCGGCGTGCTCGGCACGGTGGTGGCCTTCGTGCTGATCGCCTCGGCGGAGTCGCTGTTCAGCGCCGCCGCCGTGGACCGGCTGCACGACGGACCGCGTACCGAGTACGACAAGGAGCTGATGGCGCAGGGCGCGGGCAACACGGTCTGCGGGCTGCTCGGCGCGCTGCCGATGACCGCGGTGATCGTGCGCAGCGCGGCGAACGTGCAGGCGGGCGCGCGGACGAAGGCGTCCCGGGTCATGCACGGCCTGTGGCTGCTGCTGTTCGCGGCGCTGCTGCCGGCCGTGCTCGCCTACATTCCGCTGCCGGCCCTCGCGGGCATCCTGGTGCACGCGGGCTGGAAGCTGATTCCGCTGCGCGGGATCGTGTCGCTGTGGCGCGAGCACCGGGGCGAGGCACTGATCCTGGTCGTCACGGCCGTGTCGATCGTCGCGATCAGCATGTTCGAGGGTGTCCTGATCGGGCTCGCCCTCGCGGTCGCCAAGACGGCCTGGGAGGCGTCGCACCTCAAGCTGGAGGTCATCGACAAGGGGGCGGGCCCCGTGCAGGCGTATCTGTCGGGCAACGCCACCTTCCTGCGGCTGCCGAAGATCCTCGACAACCTGGAGGCGCTGCCCCAGGACCGGCCGGTCGAGCTGGACCTGTCGGGGCTGCACCACCTGGACCACGCGTGCCGGACGGCCCTGGAGAACTGGGCCGAGCGGCACAGTGCGACGGGCACGGAGCCGGTGAAGGTCACGGCTCCCTAGCCACCTCCCGCAGTCCCCCGTAACCCCCTGAGCAGGCACGATCGGCCCGGGGCTCGACAGAGCCCCGGGCCGATCCGTTGCCGGAACCCGGGCGTATCGTTGAATTAGCCACATAAGCGGCGACCTGATCGGCAGAAGGTGTGGAAGGCAGGGGGTCGTCATGGTCGAAGAGCTTCTGATCGCGGCGGCGACGGTCGCCTCCGCCGGGGTCGTCTATGTCGCGGCGGCGGCACGGATCGTCAAGCAGTACGAACGCGGAGTGGTCCTCCGGCTCGGGCGCCTGCGCGGAGAGCCGCGCCCTCCGGGGTTCACGCTGGTGGTCCCCGGGGTCGACCGGCTGCACAAGGTGAACATGCAGATCGTGACGATGCCGGTGCCCGCGCAGGAGGGCATCACCCGGGACAACGTGACGGTGCGCGTGGACGCGGTCGTCTACTTCAAGGTGGTCGACGCGTCGAACGCGATCATCCGGGTCGAGGACTACCGCTTCGCGGTCTCGCAGATGGCGCAGACGTCTCTGCGCTCGATCATCGGCAAGAGCGACCTCGACGACCTCCTGTCCAACCGCGAGAAGCTCAACCAGGGCCTGGAGCTGATGATCGACAGCCCGGCCGTGGACTGGGGCGTGTCCATCGACCGCGTCGAGATCAAGGACGTGTCGCTGCCGGAGACGATGAAACGGTCGATGGCCCGGCAGGCGGAGGCCGACCGTGAGCGACGGGCGCGGATCATCAACGCCGACGCGGAACTCCAGGCGTCGAAGAAGCTGGCGGAGGCCGCCGGGGTGATGTCCGAACAGCCCGCCGCGCTCCAACTCCGGCTGCTGCAGACCGTGGTGGCGGTCGCCGCCGAGAAGAACTCGACGCTCGTGCTGCCCTTCCCGGTGGAGCTGCTGCGGTTCCTGGAGCGGGCCCAGCAGCCGAACGAACTGCACGGCCCAACTCCCCCGCCATCCGGGTCATCTGACGCTGCGTGAGAACGCCACGCTACGCGCGTGGTTCACGTGTCTGTTGCTGCGTGATACACACAGGCGGGTCACATTCTCCTGTCCGCCAACAGGAAGGCTGCCCCATGTCCGCAACACGACGCGAGGTGCTCGCCCGCTCCGGTGCCCTGGGAGTGGGCATCGCGTTCACAGGAGCCATGTCGGAGCTCTTCACCGGCACGGCCACCGCGCTGGGCCACACCGGATACGGCCCCCTGGTCCCCGACCCGGACGGCCTGCTGGATCTGCCCGAGGGTTTCCGCTACCGGGTGCTCTCCCGCGAGGGCGACCAACTGCGCTCCGGCGAGGGCCGGGTGCCGAGCAACCACGACGGCATGGCCGCGTTCGCCGGGCGGTCCGGCTCCGGCTCCGGCGACAGACACGGTGGCCGTGTGGTCCACCTGGTCCGCAACCACGAGAACCGCAACACCGGCCGTATCCCGGTCCCGACCATCGAGGGCCTCACCTACGACCCGATGGGCAAGGGCGGCTGTACGTCGCTGACGGTCGACTCCCGCGGAAACGTGCTCGACGAGCGGGTCGCGATCGCCGGTACGGCCGTCAACTGCGCGGGCGGGCCCACCCCTTGGGGAACCTGGCTCACCTGCGAGGAGACCGAGGACAAGGCCGGCACGAACGGCTACACCAAGGACCACGGCTTCATCTTCGAGGTCGACCCGGCGCATCCGCACCGCACGGGCGCGGTGCCCCTCACCGCGATGGGCCGCTTCCAGCACGAGGCGATCGCTGTCGACCCGAAGCGCGGCATCGTCTACGAGACCGAGGACGCCTTCGAGAGGCCCTTCGGTCTCTTCTACCGTTTCCTGCCCAACAAGCCCGAGGGCGGCCGCGGTTCACTCCGCGCGGGCGGCCGGCTCCAGGCGATGCGTGTACCGGACGTACCGGATCTCTCCTCGATCCAGGAGACGGGCGCGACCTTCGACCGTGTCGAGTGGGTGGACGTCCCGGACCCGCTCGCCGCCCAAACCGCCATCCGCTTCCAGGACTTCGGCCCCAAGGGCATCACGCACGCCCAGAAGCTGGAGGGCTGCTACTGGGGCGGCAGGTCGGTCTACTTCGTCTCGTCGTTCGCCCACAGCAGCGAGGGTTCGGCCGCGGACCACTTCGGCCAGATCTGGCGGTACGACCCCGACGCCCGCCGGCTCACCCTGGTGATCGTCTTCGGCCCCGACACCGACGTACAGCTGCCCGGCGAATCCCCCGACAACATCTGCCTCGCGCCCAGCGGCGGCCTGATGGTCTGCGAGGACGGCGGGGGCGTACAGCACGTGTACGGCGTGACGCGGCGCGGCGAGGTGTACGCGATGGCCCGCAACCGGCAGAACATCGGCACGCCGGAGGAACCGGAGTGGGGTGAGTTCGCGGGCGTCACGTTCTCGCCGGACGGCAGGACGATGTACGTGAACTGCTACACGCCCGGGACGACGTTCGCGGTGACGGGCCCCTGGCGGAGGTAGCTCCGCGCCCGCCGGGCAGGCGGCTCGGCCGACGGGAGGGGTGGGACACGGACAGCGGGTCCCACCCCGACCGGATTCATCACCGTCACCGCTGAAAGCGATCGGATTCTCTTGTTGGACGGCTAAAAGGTGACGGTGGAGGCTGGGGCGTACCGAATGAACCCCCCAGGAGGAACCTCCATGCAGACACGCACCGTCGGTGACGTCCAGGTCGGAGCTATCGGTCTGGGCGGTATGCCGATGTCCATCGAGGGGCGCCCCGACGAGCAGCGTTCGGTCGCGACCGTCCACGCCGCGCTGGAGGCCGGCGTGACGCTGATCGACACCGCGGACGCCTATCACCGGGACAGCAACGAGGTCGGTCACAACGAGTCGCTGATCGCCCGCGCGGTGGCCGAGTACGGCGGCGACACCTCGGACGTGCTGATCGCGACGAAGGGCGGTCATCTGCGTCCGGGCGACGGCTCCTGGACGCTGAACGGCTCGCCGGAGTACCTGAAGAAGGCCTGCGACGCGTCGCTGGAGCGGCTCGGAGTCGAGGCCATCGGGCTCTACCAGTTCCACCGGCCCGACCCGCGCGTCCCCTACGACGAGTCGGTCGGCGCGATCCGCGATCTGCTGGACGCGGGCAAGATCCGCTTCGCGGGTATCTCCAACGCCAGTCCCGACCGGATCCGGCTGGCCAACGAGATCCTCGGCGGCCGGCTGGTCAGCGTGCAGAACCAGTTCTCGCCGGCCTTCCGTTCCAGCGAGCCCGAGTTGGAGCTCTGCGCGGAACTGGGCATCGCGTTCCTGCCGTGGAGCCCGCTGGGCGGCATCTCGAACGCCGGCGCGCTGGGTTCGCGGTACGCCGCGTTCGCGGACGTGGCCCGGGCCCACGGCGTGAGCCCGCAGCAGGTCTGCCTGGCCTGGATGCTCGCGAAGGCACCGGTGGTGATCCCGATCCCGGGCTCCTCCCGCCCCGAAACCATCCGCGACTCGGTCGCGGCGGCGGAACTGAAGCTGTCCGCGGAGGAACAGGCACGGCTCGACGCGGCGTGAGGGGGCGCGCCTACCCTGAAGTCATGAGCGACCATTCGGACACCGAGCACCCCGCGCC is drawn from Streptomyces liliifuscus and contains these coding sequences:
- a CDS encoding carbonic anhydrase: MQPLIDHARSFRKQSEDRPEEFARLAEGQSPQVLFITCSDSRVVPALITGARPGELFELRTAGNIVPPHTSAQPTSEAATIEYAVEVLGVTDIVVCGHSHCGAVGALVRGDDLTAVPAVRDWLAHSTPRPEGAVGDPAVTEAVQSHILTQLLRLRSYPCVARRLTHGQLRLRGWFYEVHTGSVLEHDVHTDSFKGL
- a CDS encoding pyrimidine reductase family protein; amino-acid sequence: MRRLFPVTDETAARDSGGGPGMEGADREWALEELAEAYAYPSSASPDASGRAGAAEPRPWLRANMVSTLDGAAQHDGRSQPISSAADMRIFGTLRALADAVVVGAETVRQEGYRPARAREDFAALREAAGQGPAPAIAVVSASLDLDFSLPLFTSPLVPTLVLTGAAAAPDRIAAAEKAGAQVVIAGDGMGVDPARAVRELAERGLYRLLTEGGPRLLGQLVAAGVLDELCLTVSPMLTAGDAQRIAGGPPVAVPRRFELTSLLEEAGFLFSRYRRT
- a CDS encoding aldo/keto reductase, which encodes MQTRTVGDVQVGAIGLGGMPMSIEGRPDEQRSVATVHAALEAGVTLIDTADAYHRDSNEVGHNESLIARAVAEYGGDTSDVLIATKGGHLRPGDGSWTLNGSPEYLKKACDASLERLGVEAIGLYQFHRPDPRVPYDESVGAIRDLLDAGKIRFAGISNASPDRIRLANEILGGRLVSVQNQFSPAFRSSEPELELCAELGIAFLPWSPLGGISNAGALGSRYAAFADVARAHGVSPQQVCLAWMLAKAPVVIPIPGSSRPETIRDSVAAAELKLSAEEQARLDAA
- a CDS encoding indole-3-glycerol phosphate synthase — protein: MFTSVLMIEKALTSADVEFVTSLHGDEEVAFHVLLQPRGDQADRLLRAIDDVALGELDEAARERETPEGEEAVGQGQKALEVSLVALRAAGSGAEGRLIEDHPLDALKGLVDEIDADEVIVLTDPHYVEEFFHRDWASRARHKVGVPVLKLFSHSKS
- a CDS encoding SulP family inorganic anion transporter, with the translated sequence MKFPHLRQDFAASLVVFLVALPLCVGVAVASGVPAELGLVTGIVGGLVTGLLPGSSLQVSGPAAGLTVLVFEAVSEYGLAVLGVIVLATGLIQLAMGALKLGRYFRAISVAVVEGMLAGIGLVLIAGQLYSVAGAEAPASGLGKLAGLPGLIADSAGSAEALASFGLGAGTIAVLVLWKHLPKKVRTVPGALGAVALATLVTLAFGLPVATVEVKGLLDSIQLPGFESVGELASVGVLGTVVAFVLIASAESLFSAAAVDRLHDGPRTEYDKELMAQGAGNTVCGLLGALPMTAVIVRSAANVQAGARTKASRVMHGLWLLLFAALLPAVLAYIPLPALAGILVHAGWKLIPLRGIVSLWREHRGEALILVVTAVSIVAISMFEGVLIGLALAVAKTAWEASHLKLEVIDKGAGPVQAYLSGNATFLRLPKILDNLEALPQDRPVELDLSGLHHLDHACRTALENWAERHSATGTEPVKVTAP
- the zapE gene encoding cell division protein ZapE, translating into MSTSPSAPGLGSIADAAPSSLCAREPRVPADRLVAEMVPPPRFDSVRFDTYIPDPNQPSQTEAVHVLDAFAAGLGGAQTAGSGKRGFLGFGKKAAKTPAGPRGVYLDGGYGVGKTHLLASLWHATPAEPSLKAFGTFVELTNLVGALGFQQTVQTLSGHRLLCIDEFELDDPGDTVLVSSLLGRLVEAGVALAATSNTLPGKLGEGRFASVDFLREIQGLSAHFRSLRIDGEDYRHRGLPEAPDPYSDEQVAKAAYATPGASLDDFPHLLDHLARVHPSRYGALTDGITAVCLTDVKPVPDQSTALRLVVLADRLYDREVPVLASGMPFDRLFSEEMLNGGYRKKYFRAISRLTALARDAKDLVGTRRAS
- the murC gene encoding UDP-N-acetylmuramate--L-alanine ligase; this encodes MAPGLPTAMDRPHFIGIGGAGMSGIAKILAQRGAQVAGSDAKESATAEALRALGATVHIGHAAGHLADDATCVVVSSAIRADNPELARAAELGIPVVHRSDALARLMDGLRPIAVAGTHGKTTTTSMLAVSLSTLGLNPSYAIGGDLDAPGSNALHGEGEIFVAEADESDRSFHKYAPEVAIVLNVELDHHANYASMDEIYESFETFAGRIVPGGTLVITADHEGARELTRRLSDDVRVVTYGESEDADVRVLSVVAQGLKSEVTVELDGSPLTFAVSVPGRHYAHNAVAALAAGAALGIPAAELAPAIASYTGVKRRLQLKGEAAGVQVIDSYAHHPTEMTADLEAMRAAAGDARILVVFQPHLFSRTQELGKEMGESLALADASVVLDIYPAREDPIPGVTSELIIEAARGAGADVTPVKDKADVPAVVAGMAKPGDLVLTMGAGDVTDLGPEILTRLSK
- a CDS encoding slipin family protein codes for the protein MVEELLIAAATVASAGVVYVAAAARIVKQYERGVVLRLGRLRGEPRPPGFTLVVPGVDRLHKVNMQIVTMPVPAQEGITRDNVTVRVDAVVYFKVVDASNAIIRVEDYRFAVSQMAQTSLRSIIGKSDLDDLLSNREKLNQGLELMIDSPAVDWGVSIDRVEIKDVSLPETMKRSMARQAEADRERRARIINADAELQASKKLAEAAGVMSEQPAALQLRLLQTVVAVAAEKNSTLVLPFPVELLRFLERAQQPNELHGPTPPPSGSSDAA
- a CDS encoding PhoX family protein, translated to MSATRREVLARSGALGVGIAFTGAMSELFTGTATALGHTGYGPLVPDPDGLLDLPEGFRYRVLSREGDQLRSGEGRVPSNHDGMAAFAGRSGSGSGDRHGGRVVHLVRNHENRNTGRIPVPTIEGLTYDPMGKGGCTSLTVDSRGNVLDERVAIAGTAVNCAGGPTPWGTWLTCEETEDKAGTNGYTKDHGFIFEVDPAHPHRTGAVPLTAMGRFQHEAIAVDPKRGIVYETEDAFERPFGLFYRFLPNKPEGGRGSLRAGGRLQAMRVPDVPDLSSIQETGATFDRVEWVDVPDPLAAQTAIRFQDFGPKGITHAQKLEGCYWGGRSVYFVSSFAHSSEGSAADHFGQIWRYDPDARRLTLVIVFGPDTDVQLPGESPDNICLAPSGGLMVCEDGGGVQHVYGVTRRGEVYAMARNRQNIGTPEEPEWGEFAGVTFSPDGRTMYVNCYTPGTTFAVTGPWRR